A section of the Triticum dicoccoides isolate Atlit2015 ecotype Zavitan chromosome 7A, WEW_v2.0, whole genome shotgun sequence genome encodes:
- the LOC119333131 gene encoding uncharacterized protein LOC119333131, with amino-acid sequence MEDSDSAIEKLTIVEVFRPPWPHKKASTAAPWLGFRAGLRRRVSGGPRCRWSTPWEFPIHHGHRRQVLLHGDVKDAKDLQLLKLICVCFMYMLMLLMLLDFGMHPHSNFLGMLAFRLSLVTRWYISVSTLEMNIIRQNTEIIPFKVNDTV; translated from the exons ATGGAGGATTCAGACTCGGCCATCGAGAAGCTTACCATCGTGGAAGTCTTTCGTCCACCTTGGCCCCATAA gaaggcaagtACTGCAGccccgtggctagggtttcgggctggGCTTCGCCGGCGCGTCTCCGGCGGCCCCAG ATGCAGATGGAGCACGCCATGGGAGTTCCCCATCCACCACGGTCACCGCCGGCAAGTGCTTCTTCACGGAGATGTGAAGGACGCCAAGGACCTGCAGCTACTCAAG CTCATTTGTGTGTGCTTCATGTATATGCTCATGCTTTTGATGCTGCTGGACTTTGGAATGCATCCGCACAGTAACTTTCTGG GTATGCTTGCATTCAGGTTGTCATTAGTTACGAGATGGTACATCAGTGTCTCCACTCTAGAGATGAATATAATACGCCAAAA CACAGAAATTATTCCGTTCAAAGTGAATGACACGGTGTAA